One genomic window of Actinoplanes lobatus includes the following:
- a CDS encoding PTS sugar transporter subunit IIA yields MSELLEPRAVRLAETAAGRDDAIRRCGAVLVEIGAVHPGYVDTMLDRERSISTYVGEGVAIPHGTLAGKDLVERDALAVLRFPDGVDWGGEPVTVCVAIAARGDGHVELLASLAEILLDEDQARELREATEPGAVIRLLGTIQEETKR; encoded by the coding sequence ATGTCTGAGCTGCTGGAGCCCCGGGCCGTCCGGCTCGCCGAGACCGCCGCCGGCCGCGACGACGCGATCCGTCGTTGCGGCGCGGTCCTCGTGGAGATCGGCGCCGTCCACCCGGGCTACGTCGACACGATGCTCGACCGGGAGCGGTCGATCTCCACCTACGTCGGCGAGGGCGTCGCCATCCCGCACGGCACCCTCGCCGGCAAGGACCTGGTCGAGCGCGACGCCCTCGCGGTGCTGCGCTTCCCGGACGGCGTGGACTGGGGCGGCGAGCCGGTCACCGTGTGCGTGGCCATCGCCGCCCGGGGGGACGGGCACGTCGAGCTGCTCGCCTCCCTCGCCGAGATCCTGCTCGACGAGGACCAGGCCCGCGAACTGCGCGAGGCCACCGAGCCCGGCGCCGTGATCCGGCTGCTCGGAACGATCCAGGAGGAGACGAAGCGATGA
- the tyrS gene encoding tyrosine--tRNA ligase, whose translation MTLVDDLLWRGLIQDSTDPDELRKKLDGGSLTFYVGFDPTAASLHVGHLMQVCTARRLQLAGHRPLLLVGGATGQIGDPRESSERSLNPPEVVESWVQHIRTQLSPFVTYDGDNAATLVNNLDWTGPTSVIDFLRDVGKHFPVNKMLARDVVRNRLDSGISFTEFAYQLLQSNDFYQLHVQHGCQLQFGGSDQWGNITAGVDFVRRRGAGPVQAFVTPLVLKADGTKFGKTEGGAVWLDPAMTSPYSFYQFWINSDDRDVKDYLRYFSFKSREELEELEKATAERPQARLAQRALAEELTALVHGAEEARQAVAASQALFGRGSLDELSADTLRAALAEAGLHSVRGELPPVGVLLKEAGLVASANEARRTIAEGGAYLNNERITDGEAVIPASALLHGRFLVLRRGKRTFAGVELLP comes from the coding sequence GTGACTCTCGTAGACGACCTGTTGTGGCGCGGACTCATCCAGGACTCGACCGACCCCGACGAGCTGCGCAAGAAGCTCGACGGCGGATCGCTCACGTTCTATGTGGGCTTCGACCCCACCGCCGCCTCGCTGCACGTCGGTCACCTCATGCAGGTCTGCACCGCCCGTCGGCTCCAGCTCGCCGGCCACCGGCCGCTGCTGCTCGTCGGCGGCGCCACCGGCCAGATCGGCGACCCCCGGGAGTCCAGCGAGCGCAGCCTCAACCCGCCCGAGGTGGTCGAGAGCTGGGTGCAGCACATCCGTACCCAGCTGTCGCCGTTCGTCACCTACGACGGTGACAACGCCGCCACCCTGGTCAACAACCTGGACTGGACCGGCCCCACCTCGGTGATCGACTTCCTGCGCGACGTCGGCAAGCACTTCCCGGTCAACAAGATGCTGGCCCGCGACGTCGTGCGGAACCGCCTGGACAGCGGCATCAGCTTCACCGAGTTCGCCTACCAGCTGCTCCAGTCCAACGACTTCTACCAGCTGCACGTCCAGCACGGCTGCCAGCTCCAGTTCGGCGGCTCCGACCAGTGGGGCAACATCACCGCCGGCGTCGACTTCGTCCGCCGTCGCGGCGCCGGCCCGGTGCAGGCCTTCGTCACCCCGCTGGTCCTCAAGGCCGACGGCACCAAGTTCGGCAAGACCGAGGGCGGCGCCGTCTGGCTCGATCCCGCCATGACGTCGCCGTACTCCTTCTACCAGTTCTGGATCAACAGCGACGACCGCGACGTCAAGGACTACCTGCGCTACTTCAGCTTCAAGTCCCGCGAGGAGCTGGAGGAACTGGAGAAGGCGACCGCGGAGCGGCCGCAGGCCCGGCTCGCGCAGCGAGCCCTCGCCGAGGAGCTCACCGCGCTGGTGCACGGTGCCGAGGAGGCACGCCAGGCGGTCGCGGCCAGCCAGGCCCTCTTCGGCCGGGGCTCGTTGGACGAACTCTCCGCGGACACGTTGCGCGCCGCGCTGGCCGAGGCCGGACTTCATTCGGTACGGGGTGAGCTCCCGCCCGTCGGAGTCCTGCTCAAGGAGGCCGGTCTGGTGGCCAGCGCCAACGAGGCCCGCCGGACCATCGCCGAGGGCGGCGCCTACCTCAACAACGAGCGCATCACCGACGGCGAGGCGGTGATCCCGGCGTCGGCCCTGCTGCACGGCCGGTTCCTGGTCCTGCGCCGGGGCAAGCGCACCTTCGCCGGCGTGGAACTGCTGCCCTGA
- the ptsP gene encoding phosphoenolpyruvate--protein phosphotransferase, whose translation MPDTVLTGIGVCPGTVAGPLLRIAAAPALPAPTTVTDIGAEVARAGAALAEVVAELGRRADRAADDTVAEVLRAEALMAGDEELLDGVRELIEAGHDAPHAIDGAFATFREIFAAAGGYLAERVADLDDLRDRAVAVLLGLPMPGVPSPGHRYVLAARDLAPADTADLDPDQVIALVTEIGGPTSHTAILARALGLPAVVACAGVLDVPDGARVLVDGATGRVATGVDDVEVKAAIEASARLTAAASGLTGPGQTSDGYAVKLLANVGSARNVPAADEAHAEGIGLFRTELLFLDRAGEPGHGEQVAAYRDVFRAMAGRRVVIRTLDAGADKPLPFLKQEGEPNPALGVRGLRVARQRPEVLTAQLAAIAEARAETGADVWVMAPMVSTVAEASAFAAAVHAAGLPRAGVMIEVPAAALRAADLLRVVDFLSIGTNDLSQYTFAADRMCGPLADLLDPWQPALLQLIGLCGEAGRTAGKPVGVCGEAAADPLLAPVLVGLGVTSLSMSPRALPAVRAALSTRTAEDCRRLAALAVAAPGPVEARAAAG comes from the coding sequence ATGCCTGACACCGTTCTCACCGGGATCGGAGTGTGCCCCGGGACCGTCGCCGGCCCGTTGCTGCGGATCGCGGCGGCCCCGGCGCTGCCGGCACCCACCACGGTCACCGACATCGGGGCGGAGGTCGCCCGGGCCGGGGCGGCGCTCGCCGAGGTGGTCGCCGAACTCGGGCGGCGTGCCGACCGGGCCGCCGACGACACGGTGGCCGAGGTGCTGCGGGCCGAGGCGCTGATGGCCGGCGACGAGGAGCTGCTCGACGGCGTACGGGAGCTCATCGAGGCCGGCCACGACGCGCCGCACGCGATCGACGGCGCCTTCGCGACGTTCCGGGAGATCTTCGCCGCGGCCGGCGGCTATCTCGCCGAGCGCGTCGCCGACCTCGACGACCTGCGGGACCGTGCGGTCGCGGTGCTGCTCGGCCTGCCCATGCCGGGCGTGCCGTCGCCCGGCCACCGCTACGTGCTGGCGGCCCGCGACCTGGCCCCCGCCGACACCGCCGACCTCGACCCGGACCAGGTGATCGCCCTGGTCACCGAGATCGGCGGCCCGACCAGCCACACCGCGATCCTGGCCCGTGCGCTGGGCCTGCCCGCGGTGGTCGCCTGCGCCGGGGTGCTCGACGTCCCGGACGGCGCCCGGGTGCTGGTCGACGGCGCCACCGGGCGGGTGGCGACCGGCGTCGACGACGTGGAGGTCAAGGCCGCGATCGAGGCGTCGGCCCGGCTCACCGCGGCGGCCTCCGGTCTCACCGGTCCGGGGCAGACCTCCGACGGGTACGCCGTCAAGCTGCTCGCCAACGTGGGCTCCGCGAGGAACGTGCCCGCCGCCGACGAGGCGCACGCCGAGGGGATCGGGCTGTTCCGCACCGAGCTGCTCTTCCTCGACCGGGCCGGGGAACCGGGGCACGGCGAGCAGGTCGCGGCCTACCGGGACGTGTTCCGCGCCATGGCCGGGCGGCGGGTCGTCATCCGTACCCTCGATGCCGGCGCCGACAAACCGCTGCCGTTCCTGAAGCAGGAGGGTGAGCCGAATCCGGCCCTGGGGGTGCGCGGTCTGCGCGTGGCGCGGCAGCGCCCGGAGGTGCTCACCGCCCAGCTCGCGGCGATCGCCGAAGCCCGCGCCGAGACCGGCGCCGACGTCTGGGTGATGGCCCCGATGGTCTCCACGGTGGCCGAGGCGAGCGCTTTCGCGGCCGCCGTGCACGCGGCCGGCCTGCCGAGGGCGGGCGTGATGATCGAGGTGCCGGCCGCCGCGCTGCGGGCCGCCGACCTGCTGCGGGTCGTCGACTTCCTGAGCATCGGTACGAACGACCTGAGCCAGTACACGTTCGCCGCGGACCGGATGTGCGGTCCCCTGGCCGATCTGCTGGATCCGTGGCAGCCGGCGTTGTTGCAGCTCATCGGCCTCTGCGGCGAGGCGGGCCGGACGGCCGGCAAACCGGTCGGGGTGTGTGGCGAGGCGGCGGCCGATCCGCTGCTCGCGCCGGTGCTGGTCGGCCTCGGGGTGACCAGCCTGTCGATGTCGCCGCGGGCGCTCCCGGCGGTACGGGCGGCGCTGTCCACGCGTACCGCGGAGGACTGCCGGCGGCTGGCGGCGCTGGCGGTGGCCGCCCCGGGCCCGGTGGAGGCCCGAGCGGCGGCCGGATGA
- a CDS encoding adenylate kinase family protein, which translates to MRKYVIMGVQGSGKGTQAKMLREDLDLVHISVGDIFRWHVRQHTKIGAQVKRAMAAGELVGDDLVAEVVRRRLGIHDWNYGFVIDGFPRNGRQAEFFMESYDIDAVIHLELPDDEVRRRVLSRRLCPNCGMDYNLIADRPEVEGRCDICGHGLITRADDTPEALEARLTDYHEKTRPVLELFRRKEVVHDVDGRPPVDEVQSAIRKTLGLSGYRADG; encoded by the coding sequence ATGCGCAAATACGTGATCATGGGCGTGCAGGGCAGCGGCAAGGGCACCCAGGCCAAGATGCTGCGCGAGGACCTCGACCTGGTGCACATCAGCGTCGGCGACATCTTCCGCTGGCACGTGCGGCAGCACACCAAGATCGGCGCCCAGGTCAAGCGCGCCATGGCGGCCGGCGAGCTGGTCGGCGACGACCTGGTCGCGGAGGTGGTGCGCCGCCGCCTGGGCATCCACGACTGGAACTACGGCTTCGTCATCGACGGGTTCCCGCGCAACGGCCGGCAGGCCGAGTTCTTCATGGAGAGCTACGACATCGACGCGGTGATCCACCTCGAACTGCCGGACGACGAGGTGCGCCGCCGGGTGCTCAGCCGCCGGCTGTGCCCGAACTGCGGCATGGACTACAACCTGATCGCGGACCGTCCCGAGGTGGAGGGCCGCTGCGACATCTGCGGCCACGGGCTGATCACCCGGGCGGACGACACGCCGGAGGCCCTGGAGGCCCGGCTGACCGACTACCACGAGAAGACCCGCCCGGTGCTGGAGCTGTTCCGGCGCAAGGAGGTCGTGCACGACGTGGACGGCCGCCCGCCGGTCGACGAGGTGCAGAGCGCCATCCGCAAGACCCTCGGCCTGTCGGGGTATCGCGCGGACGGCTGA
- the mtlA gene encoding PTS mannitol transporter subunit IICB — MASSYTPEVAGAGFRARVQRFGGYLAGMVMPNIGALIAWGLITALFIPVGWVPNESLAELVDPMIKYLLPILIGYTGGRMVHGQRGAVVGAVATAGVVVGADVPMFLGAMIMGPLAAYVMKLFDGLIEGRIRPGFEMLVDNFSAGIIGGAFAILGKVGVGPVVDGLSQAAGDAVDFLLDHSLMPLVSVLVEPAKVLFLNNAINHGVLSPLGVQQVAEQGRSILFMIESNPGPGLGLLAAYLFFGPKSLRPSTPAAMIIHFFGGIHEIYFPYVLMKPRLILAMIAGGMAGVATFMVTGAGTVASPAPGSIFAFFAVTAKGSHAGMILGVTIGAAVTFGVASLLLGFGRLKSDQEPAEEPVPETSKENV; from the coding sequence ATGGCCTCTTCGTACACCCCCGAGGTCGCCGGAGCCGGCTTCAGAGCCCGGGTCCAGAGATTCGGCGGATACCTCGCCGGCATGGTCATGCCGAACATCGGAGCACTCATCGCCTGGGGTCTGATCACGGCCCTGTTCATCCCGGTCGGCTGGGTGCCGAACGAGAGCCTGGCCGAGCTCGTCGACCCGATGATCAAGTACCTGCTGCCCATCCTGATCGGTTACACCGGCGGCCGGATGGTGCACGGCCAGCGCGGCGCGGTCGTCGGCGCGGTCGCCACCGCCGGTGTGGTGGTCGGCGCGGACGTCCCGATGTTCCTCGGCGCGATGATCATGGGTCCGCTCGCCGCGTACGTCATGAAGCTCTTCGACGGCCTGATCGAGGGCCGGATCCGTCCCGGCTTCGAGATGCTGGTGGACAACTTCTCGGCCGGCATCATCGGCGGCGCCTTCGCGATCCTCGGCAAGGTCGGTGTCGGCCCGGTCGTCGACGGGCTCAGCCAGGCGGCCGGCGACGCGGTCGACTTCCTGCTCGACCACAGCCTCATGCCGCTGGTCTCGGTGCTGGTCGAACCGGCCAAGGTGCTGTTCCTGAACAACGCCATCAACCACGGCGTGCTCAGCCCGCTCGGCGTGCAGCAGGTGGCGGAGCAGGGCAGATCGATCCTGTTCATGATCGAGTCGAACCCCGGCCCCGGTCTCGGCCTGCTCGCCGCGTACCTCTTCTTCGGGCCGAAGTCGCTGCGCCCCAGCACCCCGGCCGCGATGATCATCCACTTCTTCGGCGGCATCCACGAGATCTACTTCCCGTACGTCCTGATGAAGCCCCGCCTGATCCTCGCGATGATCGCCGGCGGCATGGCCGGTGTCGCCACCTTCATGGTCACCGGCGCCGGCACGGTCGCCTCGCCCGCTCCGGGCAGCATCTTCGCCTTCTTCGCGGTGACCGCCAAGGGCAGTCACGCCGGGATGATCCTCGGCGTCACGATCGGGGCCGCGGTGACCTTCGGTGTCGCGTCGCTGCTGCTCGGGTTCGGCCGGCTCAAGTCCGACCAGGAGCCGGCGGAGGAGCCCGTCCCGGAGACCAGCAAGGAAAACGTCTGA
- a CDS encoding zinc-dependent dehydrogenase: MKVVRFHAPGDVRFEDAPEPGAGPGEVKIRVRNCSTCGTDVKISRFGHHHIHPPRVMGHEIAGEIVEVGDGVDGWSEGDRVQVIAAIPCGECAECERGRMTICPDQVSMGYHFEGGFAQYMVVPREVLKVGGLNRVPDGVSFAEASVAEPLACALNAQNLARVGAGDDVVVIGSGPIGCLHVRLARARGAARVFLVELSRRRLDMAADLVKPDAAICAGETGPVEEILRLTGGRGADVIITAAASGRAQEQAIRMAARQGRISFFGGLPKDQPTITCDSNLVHYRELTIVGANGSSPAHNAEALDLVASGAVPVADLITHRLPLESAIDAFGIVARGEAIKVTIEP; this comes from the coding sequence ATGAAGGTCGTCCGATTCCACGCTCCCGGCGACGTCCGCTTCGAGGACGCGCCCGAGCCCGGGGCCGGTCCCGGCGAGGTGAAGATCCGGGTACGGAACTGCTCCACCTGCGGCACCGACGTGAAGATCTCCAGGTTCGGCCACCACCACATCCACCCGCCCCGGGTGATGGGCCACGAGATCGCCGGCGAGATCGTCGAGGTCGGCGACGGCGTCGACGGCTGGTCGGAGGGCGACCGCGTCCAGGTGATAGCCGCCATCCCGTGTGGAGAGTGCGCCGAGTGCGAGCGTGGCCGGATGACGATCTGCCCCGACCAGGTCTCGATGGGCTACCACTTCGAGGGCGGCTTCGCCCAGTACATGGTGGTCCCCCGGGAGGTCCTCAAGGTCGGCGGCCTCAACCGCGTCCCGGACGGCGTCTCGTTCGCCGAGGCCTCCGTCGCCGAGCCGCTGGCCTGCGCCCTCAACGCCCAGAACCTGGCCCGCGTCGGCGCCGGCGACGATGTGGTGGTGATCGGCTCCGGCCCGATCGGCTGCCTGCACGTCCGGCTGGCCCGCGCCCGCGGCGCCGCCCGGGTGTTCCTGGTCGAGCTCAGCCGGCGGCGCCTGGACATGGCCGCCGACCTGGTCAAGCCGGACGCCGCGATCTGCGCCGGGGAGACCGGCCCGGTCGAGGAGATCCTGAGGCTGACCGGCGGCCGCGGCGCCGACGTCATCATCACGGCGGCCGCCTCCGGCCGGGCGCAGGAGCAGGCCATCCGGATGGCCGCCCGGCAGGGCCGGATCAGCTTCTTCGGCGGCCTGCCCAAGGACCAGCCGACCATCACCTGCGACTCCAACCTGGTCCACTACCGGGAGCTGACGATCGTCGGCGCCAACGGGTCGAGCCCGGCGCACAACGCCGAGGCGCTCGACCTGGTCGCCTCCGGCGCGGTGCCGGTCGCCGACCTGATCACCCATCGCCTGCCGCTGGAGAGCGCCATCGACGCCTTCGGGATCGTCGCCCGCGGCGAGGCCATCAAGGTCACCATCGAGCCCTAG
- a CDS encoding polyphosphate kinase 2 family protein, producing MGHLGRAHPPIDISKKKAEARLAAAQERLLRLRLISGGQIGAKKIGPPLCVLFEGWDASGKGGAIKRLVAPLDPRHVRVTQFAAPTYDEKRHHYMQRFWKVLPGQGGMTVLDRSWYGRVLVERVEGFATREQWRRAYGEIVEFERTLAAEGMILIKFWMNVSDEEQLRRFESRRDDPLRSWKLTGEDWRNRGKRAEYTAAVEEMIDRTDRPRARWQVIPGDDKQYARFAVVEHVCRVLETKLAKRGYDLGAADEPGNPGA from the coding sequence ATGGGTCACCTTGGTAGGGCACATCCCCCGATCGACATCTCCAAGAAGAAGGCCGAGGCGCGGCTGGCGGCGGCGCAGGAGCGGCTGCTGCGGTTGCGGCTGATCTCGGGCGGGCAGATCGGGGCGAAGAAGATCGGTCCGCCGCTGTGCGTGCTGTTCGAGGGGTGGGACGCGTCCGGCAAGGGCGGGGCGATCAAGCGCCTGGTGGCGCCACTGGACCCGAGACACGTACGGGTGACCCAGTTCGCGGCCCCCACGTACGACGAGAAGCGGCACCACTACATGCAGCGGTTCTGGAAGGTGCTGCCGGGCCAGGGCGGGATGACCGTGCTGGACCGCTCCTGGTACGGGCGGGTGCTGGTGGAGCGGGTCGAGGGGTTCGCGACGCGTGAGCAGTGGCGGCGGGCGTACGGCGAGATCGTGGAGTTCGAGCGGACGCTGGCCGCCGAGGGCATGATCCTGATCAAGTTCTGGATGAACGTGTCGGACGAGGAGCAGTTGCGGCGTTTCGAGAGCCGGCGCGACGATCCGCTGCGGTCGTGGAAGCTGACCGGCGAGGACTGGCGGAACCGGGGGAAGCGGGCGGAGTACACCGCGGCGGTCGAGGAGATGATCGACCGTACCGACCGGCCGCGGGCGCGCTGGCAGGTCATCCCGGGTGACGACAAGCAGTACGCCCGGTTCGCGGTGGTCGAGCACGTGTGCCGTGTGCTGGAGACGAAGCTGGCGAAGCGGGGCTACGACCTGGGGGCCGCGGACGAGCCGGGGAACCCTGGAGCTTGA
- a CDS encoding NUDIX domain-containing protein, giving the protein MELGPSFSAPVMAAGAVLWRGAGEARQVAVIRAAAGEWCFPKVRIRPGEHMTAAAVRAVSESTGHAVRLGPWLGSTGYSREGWPERADYFAAEADSGVPDRDDLLWLDACRAADALSRPDDVRILYGLERRAASGAGCFLLVRDGSYSTRSILSAYGIDEERGVDRERGLRIAGESFETGRPAAIRAELEIVQELFGELCRRRRGPVPVEATVPDGGLLVLHGTRDRIVVVERHLA; this is encoded by the coding sequence GTGGAACTCGGACCGTCGTTCTCCGCGCCCGTGATGGCGGCCGGCGCGGTCCTGTGGCGTGGCGCGGGGGAGGCGCGGCAGGTCGCCGTGATACGCGCGGCGGCCGGTGAGTGGTGTTTTCCGAAAGTGCGGATCCGGCCCGGGGAACACATGACCGCGGCCGCCGTGCGGGCGGTTTCCGAATCCACCGGTCATGCGGTCCGGTTGGGGCCGTGGCTCGGTTCCACCGGCTATTCGCGGGAGGGCTGGCCGGAACGCGCCGACTATTTCGCGGCCGAGGCGGACTCCGGCGTCCCCGACCGTGACGACCTGCTGTGGCTCGACGCGTGCCGGGCCGCCGACGCGCTGAGCCGCCCCGATGACGTGCGGATTCTGTACGGACTCGAACGCCGGGCCGCATCCGGGGCGGGCTGTTTCCTGCTGGTCCGTGACGGGTCCTATTCGACCCGGTCGATTCTCTCCGCCTATGGGATCGACGAGGAGCGGGGCGTGGACCGGGAACGGGGTCTGCGGATCGCCGGGGAATCGTTCGAGACGGGCCGCCCGGCCGCGATCCGTGCCGAACTCGAGATCGTTCAGGAACTGTTCGGGGAGTTGTGCCGCCGGCGGCGCGGGCCGGTCCCGGTGGAGGCGACCGTCCCGGACGGCGGTCTGCTCGTCCTGCACGGCACCCGGGACCGCATCGTCGTGGTGGAGAGGCACCTCGCCTGA
- a CDS encoding type II toxin-antitoxin system PemK/MazF family toxin, which produces MLKTWLRQIAGAPERQPVETAPPVETPAPRPQRPARPVPVPEEGRHLAYAPDLDGDADPGEIVWTWVPYEDDPSQGKDRPVLVVGRDARTLLGLMLSSQSDRDGQRHWMALGAGDWDSTARPSWIRLDRVLEVEEDGIRREGAILDRPRFDRVAAILRRNYGWP; this is translated from the coding sequence TTGCTCAAAACCTGGCTCCGGCAGATCGCGGGCGCGCCGGAACGGCAGCCGGTGGAAACCGCTCCGCCCGTCGAGACTCCCGCACCCCGCCCCCAGCGGCCCGCGCGTCCCGTCCCGGTCCCCGAAGAGGGACGCCACCTGGCCTATGCGCCCGATCTGGACGGTGACGCCGACCCGGGCGAGATCGTCTGGACCTGGGTTCCCTATGAGGACGACCCGAGCCAGGGCAAGGACCGTCCCGTCCTGGTGGTGGGGCGCGATGCGCGTACCCTGCTCGGTCTGATGCTCTCCAGCCAGAGCGACCGTGACGGTCAGCGGCACTGGATGGCCCTCGGCGCCGGCGACTGGGACAGCACCGCCCGGCCGAGCTGGATCCGGCTGGACCGGGTCCTGGAGGTGGAGGAGGACGGGATCCGCCGGGAGGGCGCGATCCTGGACCGGCCCCGCTTCGACCGGGTCGCCGCGATCCTGCGCCGCAACTACGGGTGGCCCTGA
- a CDS encoding 1-phosphofructokinase family hexose kinase: MILTVTLNPSVDRALEVDVLTRGEVMRAGGSHIDPGGKGVNVSRALLANGVRSTAVVPAGGAEGEQLVDLLKAEGVDMLAVPIAGRTRSNITLAEPDGTVTKINEAGPVLSDDEFAEVSDAVLTAAPAAGWVVICGSLPPGPSLAAFGDLCARLVGSGARLAVDSSGPALLAGVAAGAALVKPNREELAEAVGRMPATLGDVVEGCRRLRAAGAGAVLASLGADGAVLVDGDGVLAGVSPVSVPRSTVGAGDALLAGFLSTGACGAAALVEGLAWGAAAVSLPGSRMPGPTDLDRTSVRVTPDPDPARRLT, translated from the coding sequence GTGATCCTCACCGTCACCCTCAACCCCAGCGTCGACCGGGCCCTCGAGGTCGACGTGCTGACCCGCGGCGAGGTGATGCGGGCCGGCGGCTCGCACATCGACCCGGGCGGCAAGGGCGTCAACGTCTCCCGGGCGCTGCTCGCCAACGGTGTGCGTTCCACCGCCGTCGTGCCGGCCGGCGGCGCCGAGGGTGAGCAACTGGTCGACCTGCTCAAGGCCGAGGGGGTCGACATGCTGGCCGTGCCGATCGCCGGCCGGACCCGTTCCAACATTACCCTGGCCGAGCCGGACGGCACGGTCACCAAAATCAACGAAGCCGGCCCGGTCCTCTCCGACGACGAGTTCGCCGAGGTGAGCGACGCGGTGCTGACCGCCGCGCCGGCGGCCGGCTGGGTGGTCATCTGCGGCAGCCTGCCGCCCGGCCCCAGCCTCGCCGCGTTCGGCGACCTGTGCGCCCGGCTGGTCGGCTCGGGCGCCCGGCTCGCGGTGGACAGCAGCGGACCGGCGCTGCTGGCCGGGGTCGCGGCCGGCGCGGCCCTGGTCAAACCGAACCGGGAGGAGCTGGCCGAGGCGGTCGGCCGGATGCCCGCGACCCTCGGCGACGTGGTCGAGGGATGCCGCCGGCTGCGGGCCGCCGGCGCCGGTGCGGTCCTGGCCAGCCTCGGCGCCGACGGCGCGGTGCTGGTCGACGGCGACGGCGTGCTGGCCGGCGTCTCCCCGGTCAGCGTCCCGCGCAGCACGGTCGGCGCCGGCGACGCGCTGCTGGCCGGCTTCCTCTCGACCGGCGCGTGCGGCGCGGCCGCGCTGGTGGAGGGCCTGGCGTGGGGCGCGGCCGCGGTCAGCCTCCCGGGCAGCCGGATGCCCGGCCCCACCGATCTCGACCGTACGAGCGTTCGTGTCACCCCCGACCCCGATCCGGCCCGCCGGCTCACCTGA
- a CDS encoding DeoR/GlpR family DNA-binding transcription regulator, giving the protein MYAEERQQEIVRRARAEGRVDVVALAEAFGVTAETIRRDLTVLERSGVLRRVHGGAIPVERLGFEPALATRDAVLISEKERIAKAALAEVPQDGAIILDAGTTTARLSQLLPADRELTVVVNSPVLAASLGLKPNLTVLLLGGRVRGRTLATVDDWALRPLADIYVDVAFMGTNGCTVERGMTTPDPAEAAVKRAMIAAARRVVLLADHTKIGNDYLAKFGALTDLDLLITDNGLDHDLAAEVEAAGVRMVKV; this is encoded by the coding sequence ATGTACGCGGAGGAACGGCAGCAGGAGATCGTGCGACGGGCCCGCGCCGAGGGCCGGGTCGACGTCGTCGCGCTGGCCGAGGCCTTCGGGGTGACCGCGGAGACGATCCGCCGCGACCTGACGGTGCTGGAGCGGTCCGGTGTGCTGCGCCGGGTCCACGGCGGGGCCATCCCGGTGGAGCGGCTCGGCTTCGAGCCGGCCCTGGCCACCCGGGACGCCGTGCTGATCAGCGAGAAGGAGCGGATCGCCAAGGCGGCGCTCGCCGAGGTGCCCCAGGACGGGGCGATCATCCTGGACGCCGGCACCACCACGGCCCGCCTCTCCCAGCTGCTGCCCGCCGACCGTGAGCTCACCGTGGTGGTGAACTCGCCGGTGCTGGCCGCCAGCCTCGGTCTCAAGCCGAACCTGACCGTGCTGCTGCTCGGCGGGCGGGTGCGCGGCCGGACACTGGCCACCGTGGACGACTGGGCGCTGCGCCCGCTCGCCGACATCTATGTCGACGTCGCCTTCATGGGCACGAACGGGTGCACCGTGGAGCGCGGCATGACCACTCCCGACCCGGCCGAGGCGGCGGTCAAGCGGGCGATGATCGCCGCGGCCCGCCGGGTGGTGCTGCTCGCCGATCACACCAAGATCGGCAACGACTACCTGGCCAAGTTCGGCGCCCTGACCGACCTGGACCTGCTGATCACCGACAACGGCCTGGACCACGACCTGGCCGCCGAGGTGGAGGCGGCGGGTGTCCGCATGGTGAAGGTGTGA
- a CDS encoding PTS sugar transporter subunit IIB, with translation MATINGKDIHKLVVACDAGMGSSVMLASTLRKQLGKTGVTVEHTPVNSIPADADVVVCHSGLAARARSVAPGKPIVPFQIFLGDPAVTRVVKAIQQGTDLNV, from the coding sequence ATGGCAACCATCAACGGCAAGGACATCCACAAGCTGGTCGTCGCCTGCGACGCGGGCATGGGCAGCAGCGTGATGCTGGCCAGCACGCTGCGCAAACAACTCGGCAAGACCGGTGTCACCGTCGAGCACACCCCGGTGAACTCGATCCCGGCCGACGCCGACGTGGTGGTCTGCCACAGCGGCCTCGCCGCCCGCGCCCGCTCGGTGGCCCCGGGCAAACCGATCGTGCCGTTCCAGATCTTCCTGGGCGACCCGGCCGTGACCCGCGTGGTCAAGGCCATCCAGCAGGGCACCGATCTGAATGTCTGA
- a CDS encoding HPr family phosphocarrier protein translates to MPTRTVTIGSASGLHARPAKIFVEAAAKAPVKVTIRSGDRKPVPARSMLSVLALGVKKGTEVTIEAEGDGADEILDGLAELLAKDLDADHA, encoded by the coding sequence ATGCCCACGCGCACGGTGACGATCGGGTCCGCGAGCGGCCTGCACGCCCGGCCTGCCAAGATCTTCGTGGAGGCCGCCGCGAAGGCGCCGGTCAAGGTCACCATCCGATCCGGCGACCGGAAGCCGGTGCCGGCCAGGAGCATGCTGTCGGTGCTCGCCCTCGGCGTGAAGAAGGGCACCGAGGTGACCATCGAGGCCGAGGGCGACGGCGCCGACGAGATCCTGGACGGCCTGGCCGAACTGCTCGCGAAGGACCTGGACGCTGACCATGCCTGA